The following nucleotide sequence is from Coffea eugenioides isolate CCC68of chromosome 10, Ceug_1.0, whole genome shotgun sequence.
GTTGTCCTGATATTGAATTGATTGTAATGCTTTGAGCTAAGTAGGCTCAACTACTGCAACATTTGACATTAGAAGCCTCATCTTTGCCCATTTAGTGTAGAATTACTGAAgcagattcttttttttttttaacctcaACTACAGATTGTGTGGAGGGAATTGATGCACAGCGAGTCTTCGGATACGCTTTATTCAAGGATGGTAAAAGGACTCGTGTGGCTTATCCCTTGGAAAAATTTGACTCTGATGTTTCTGGCAGGAGCTTTCACAATGGCCGTTTCATTCAACGCATGCGAGAGAAAGCTGCATCTCTTCCCAAGTATACTCTACTCTTGCTCTTGTACTTGGTGGTTGTTTAGTATGTTTCCTGCAGTTTTAGTCATAAAGTTAGAAGTGGCAATTTCTGTATGGCTGATTGAGGATACATGCGCTTTAAATTCAACAAGAATCTTTAGAAGATCTGAATACATGAAAAATGATTTAGTTAAGTTGGTGGCTGATAGCACGGAAGCATCTTAGTATCTTAGAAGTCTTTTTCACCCTTTTTTTATGGTTTTTTACTTTTATGGATCTGATTTTAAATATCATACAGTGTTCGCTTGGAGCAAGGAACAGTGACTTCTCTTCTGGAAGAAAAAGGGGTTATCAGAGGCGTGCAATACAAAACAAAATCTGGTGAAGAATTGATCAAGTATGCACCTCTCACTGTTGTATGTGACGGTTGCTTTTCAAATTTAAGACGCTCTCTTTGTGATCCTAAGGTGTGGATGGCTTAGAAGCTCTCTTTATTCTCATTTAGTTATCAATAGCTGATTAGTCTTCTCTGTCTTTCTCATACTGTGGATTACTTGAGGACAACAAATCAAGTTGGTTGGTGTTTTACATTTTTCGAATACTGATGTCTCTGCCAGGTAGACGTCCCTTCTTGTTTTGTTGGCTTGGTTTTGGAGAACTGCCAACTTCCTTTTGCAGATCATGGCCATGTTGTTCTAGCAGACCCGTCACCTATTTTGTTCTATCCAATCAGCAGCACAGAAGTTCGCTGTCTGGTTGATGTACCTGGTCAAAAGGTACCATCtatttcaaatggtgaaatGGCCAAATATTTGAAGACAACAGTGGCTCCACAGGTAGCAGTAGGATataaagtttgaattttattgctgttattttttttgggtgtacAAGCTTCAGTCTACTCTTATCACAAGGAACAATATGCTATATAGATTGTGAAACTTCTATCATCTAACTATTCACTTTCTCACCATCTTCTTGTAGGTCCCTCTTGAATTGCATGATGCATTTATTGCTGCAGTTGACAAAGGAAACATTAGGACCATGCCCAACAGAAGTATGCCAGCAGCTCCTCATCCTACCCCTGGGGCTTTGCTATTGGGAGATGCATTCAACATGCGACACCCTTTGACTGGAGGAGGAATGACAGTGGCTCTGTCTGATATCGTTGTACTACGTGATCTTCTCAGACCTCTTGGCGATCTGAATGATCCACCTACCCTTTGCAAGTATCTAGAATCATTTTACACCTTGCGTAAGGTACATTTAATTAAGTTCAGGACTTGTTTTGGTCATCAATATGGAAAACAATTGAGCAATATTGATCCAATGAATATTGAGTCTTTCcataatattcaaatttttCCTTAGTGATTTGATTTTGACATTGAACAGAGGAAATGCATTTTATGACGTTTTCATGCATTTGTCTTCCCACACCCGAATTTGAGttatccaattttttttaaaaaaaattgaaatgatTGTCTTGTTAGTTTTATTGCTTATATCCTCTTTCAATGTTTTTGTTTGCAGCCTGTGTCAGCCACCATCAATACGTTAGCTGGTGCCCTCTATAAAGTGTTTTGTTCATCTTCTGATCAAGCAAGGAAAGAGATGCGTCAGGCATGCTTTGACTATTTGAGCCTTGGAGGTGTTTTCTCAAATGGACCAGTATCTCTACTTTCTGGTCTGAACCCTCGCCCATTAAGCTTGGTGTGCCATTTCTTTGCGGTGGCGATATACGGTGTTGGCCGCTTGTTGCTGCCTTTTCCCACACCTAAGCGCATGtggattggagcaagattgataTCAGTGAGTATCTGATTCTTTCTGTCATTAATTTCTCTTAATCGATTAATATATCTGATTGAAAACTATTTCTATTCTGAATGCCATATTCTAAATTTCAAGCTCACCTCTGCAGAGTGCATCGGGAATTATTTTCCCCATTATCAAGGCTGAAGGAGTGAGGCAAATGTTCTTCCCCGTTACCGTTCCTGCATATTATAGAGCACCACCTGCTAAGTGAGGTTGTCCAGCAAATGCTAAAACACTAAACTCCTCAATTGCAATTATCACATTCAAGTTTGTGTCTGCGTTTGCAATCCGATGTTCAAAGTTAGTGGAAAGCGGATGCTTTTATAAACTGGTGTGAATTGTGATATATTTTTTGCTCCTAGGTCTTTTTGTATCTCATTgtatttgtccttttttttctcAACCGTCTCAAgtaaacagaattttttttagtgttttttGGTTCTCTTTGGCGATTTAATTGCTTTGTAAATAACTGGGATGATGTGAGCTTCATTCAGATTGTAGTGTGAAGAAGTGAAAATTTTCCGAGTCACTGCAATATTAGTTTTAGTAATGAGATTTTTCTGATGGTTAGCTTTGGAAAGCAAACGAGTATCAACTTTCAAGCTAATAGTCTGGGATCACATATTATTCTTTCTGGGGAGTTACTAGGGTAAAATATAGAAACTCCCTTGAGGTTAAGCGAATATATAGAAAAATCCCTTATaattggaaacaaaaaaaaaattatattgataTATCCATTATACCCTTTGagttataatataaaaaaactCCATGTGATTAAGCAAACCtacaaaataaatttcttatgaTTTCCAATCATACAATCTGGTATCTTGTGATTTGAACTAATCTGAAAAATCgacaaaaatcacttaaattAACAAGTTTGAGGTTGCATGAcatggaaaataattttttaaatcaaaattttagctGATATACCTATTAAAactcataaaattttcaaaaacaatccaaaactcCTAAATATAACTCACGTTATTTCTatacacaaataaaataaataaaaacttccAAATACAACTAATCTTATTCCCatgcacaaaataaataaataaaagcaacaTATAATCATAAGGAGTTTTTCCGTAAATTGGCTTAACCATAAGGGGTTTTTCCATAAGTTTGCTAAATAGGATGGTTGTTAGAAAGTCTTTTATTACTTATATATAGTAGGGTAATTGTGTGTCATTTCATCCACCTCCGTTAGTTTTGACAATTTCTGTTACTGTTTCAAATTAATTTAAATTATGAGAGACTGAAATGTATGATTTGAAACTATAAGAGATTTTTCTATATGTTAACTTAATCACATGGaacttttttgtattttacccgAGTTATTAAGATATAATAGACGGAGAAAAGCAGATCGATGGTTTTGGCAATGAAATTGAATATAATCATGTCACACAATTTAAATTATCAATTCTTGATAGGTGTCTAGTGAGCGCTCATTAGTAATTTAATAGTCTCATAGGTTAATTCGATCCCAATAGTTTCTTGTCAGCTTAACACATTGAAAGTTTGGCATTTCTTCACTCTGTTTAATTCAAAGGGCGATGGACGGAGAGGAAATGCGATGGTAACGACAGAGACAAGCAGAAAAACCGAGGATGTACGCACGGCTAGTAATTGAATAATTGAACTGTACCTTTTCACGCTCCCGTGAGGCTGTGAGCTTTCCCCATTTGTAGGCATTATTACATGGTCAAAATCATGTCAATcctcttgtttttccttggcAAATTTTAACGTTTTTCTGCACTACTAGTTGTCCaatcttttattttcttaccaaaccaaagaaaagaagagagatcTATAGCTGTAGGTTGATTTCCTTCCTCTCGTCTTCTCGCTGTTCACTTCCCAGTTCTGAGTTGTCATCTCACCATACCAAAGATTCGAAACCTTAATTCCCGTCGCTGAAAAAAGTATACCATTTCTTACCATATTGTTCCAAATAATTTCACGAAATCAATATtaatcttgaaaaaaaaaaccaagaaagcCAATATGCTTCCTGTCCATAGAAaagaccaagaaaaaaaaaaatagccatACCTAGAGTCAGCCTCGCAGTATGCGCACCTAATAAAGGGGACATATGCAGCAGACAGTAGTTTATAGAAGTAGCTCTTTCATTTCATTCGCGAATTCTTATTTAATacttcaaatgaatgaaaacaACATATAGTACATCATAGAAGAGCGATCGCCAACTTCTTGTTCCTATTCCTTGGACGCTACTGGATAAAATACTCAAAATTGTTATTTGGATACATGTACAAGTGAGTGAGCATACGATAAGAGACTTCTAACCATCGAATTGTCGATTAGATAGGGGATGCTGTAGGCATAAGCAAGCTCTGTCTGAGCTTTGTAGAGGACAACCAAAAATTTTGTCGGACTTTTCAAATCCCAACTGGCCGCTACAAGTGAAAACCAAACGCTGACGGCCTCCGTCATGTATGAAACCTTTTTACATTCTTCGAAAATACAATTGGCAGAGTATGGGAAGGTGAGATGCAGAGACACCCAACCAAACTAGTTCAAATCTTTCGTCAGTTCTTCTTGTTATTTCTTTCCGTCTTTATAGCCTCATAAGATATCATAACTTCCTTAAACTTTGCTTCAGCAAGCTCTGCAACCAAAGAGGAACATTAGAAGTTAGTCCACAGGCAAGAAAGTAACCTAGCTAAATGTCATACTAGCCCAGAGATATAAATGTGCGATTGAGAAGAGTCATGATTCCATACGTTGATTATCCTGATTCTGATCAGGATGAAACTCCATTGCTTTCGCCCTGAAAGCTGACTGCAATGCAAATAAAAGTGAAGATACATCAGGTCAACGTTTTCAATTATTTAATAACCGACAGAAAAAACAAGAGCAGGAGCACATAATTATGATAGTTACGACCGATAGCTTTATGACGTACAAATACAGTTTTACAATCGTGTCGAGTGGATGTTGCCTATGAAAGTTTGGAGCAGCTATAAGAGAATGAACTCAGTCCATCTAACAGAAAAAACAGGTTTACATGTACCCTGATGTGAAAATGATTGCGAGTCGCAGCTAGTATCCATGGTTCTCAGCAATATTAGATCGTATAACATAAAACTACAACTGCCACGTTCAACAATTACACAACTTCAAGAAAAAGGCATCGTGAGAATCTACTGTAGCTTTAGAATAAGAAGAACAAATTAAAGAAAGTGAGGAATTAAAATTCGATTCCAGATTATCCTTTTGTTCTTGTGAAAAGAGGGGTGTTTTTAGCAGATGTAAATCTATTTGTGTTCAACAGAATTGAAGAACTGGTCTACATTTTATAGATCAGATTGGTTACCTCCTCTCTTTTTACCAATACATAGTTGTCACTGAAGTTCCTTTAATTTCTTCCTTCTACCCATAAGGAGAAATACAAGGAAAAGAATTTTCCATTTATTCTTAGCCTCACTTCTTTTCATTTATGTATGTATAACTAAGGGACAAGTTAACATCACCCCTTCACCTTCCCATATAGTTTTGCTAGCAAACTATGACTCAAACCATCACTACATGCTTAAGGAAATACAAAATATCAAATGAAATATCATATGAAGATAAAATGGTAATCAGTTATGTGCAATAATAGCCACAAGGTAAATAGTACCTTTATCTCGTCATCTGTGTATGGTTTTGCTCTTGCCCTGTTGCAAAGGAGACAATCCATGTGTCAAGTCTCACACATTGAGTCTTTCCACaacatataaattaaaatttcctACACTAGCCAGAATAACATGTTGTGGAAATGAACAAAACCATTCTAGAGGATATGATCTGAGAAAACAAATTTTTGGCCAGGATAAGAAAGAATTTAAAAGTTAGCATAATAGCTTCACTGACAAAACAATATCTGATATGTAATACAGATTGTCACCTGTCAAGACCTAAGACTGAATAGTGATGTGATAATGGATAGCTTGCACTGGCCCGAGGAGCCTCCCTGAATTTAGCCCCTTGATCTCTATATGATGTATCGCCCTTCCAATACCAGTCATTTCTCTGAAAATGCTGGTGATATGCACCCTGACCATtttctgcccagctctcgtaaCTCCTTTTATACTTATTTCTCTCTCTATTGAAGACACTTTGCATGCGTCGAATCCGCTCCTGGACAGATCAACCATGAAGCAATGAGTTGCATATGGCCGCAAACTTCCAACAAAATTAGGAAAAAAGATTTGTCTGTAACCCTTTAAAAAGAAGCTTACATGCTGCGTCACATTAATTAGAGGATAAGTCCAGATCAACTCAAGTTCTTTTGGAAGGCAACAAGAAGGTTGTATCCATATTCAAAAGGTCAAGGCTCCGTTTGGAATAGCTGTGTTTGGGgttgtttttaaaatattttactatagcaatgtatatgaaaaacttttaccgTAGATGTTTTTGgtggtatttttgaaatattttggggatatttttaaagtttaaaaacttttagtgtattttttaaaaattaaaattaccaCTCACCACCGCCACCATCGCCACCCcctccctcctcctctctcttcctcctcctccccctTTCTCCTTCCCTCCTTCCCCTTCGTCCTCCTTCTaccttccccttcccctcccTTTTCCCGCCACAACCCTGCCCAATCTAGGCACGGACAGCACGGGGAGAGGGAGACGGGAGGGGCGGGGGTTGTGGCGGGAAAGGGGAAGGGAGGAGGGAAGGTGAAAGAAGGGAGGAGAAGAGGAGGAAAAAGAGGGTGGGAGAAGAGAGTGGAGTGAAGGGGATGGGGGTGGGGGTGATAgatggaagaagaaaatggtgtacatttaatttttttttgtatagttggagttgtttttgatatactGTATGGATGTGGTGTTTTTAgagttatttttgtttgtgtattactgtagcaTTGCATATGAAAAACTTGTTGTTCAAGGTAATTGCTTATCAAAATATTTGTCAAATAAGGCTACAAAGATAGACACTTGATGTGGGCAGTCAATTGCTTATTCACAATCCACTGAAAAATCCTGCCTTTGACAGCTTCTCTTTCTATCAGAAGTACACATCCTGCTTTCTACCCATAAGAGACAAATCACACATAGTGACCATCTCTAAAATCAAGTTCCTTGTTTACTCCAAAAGATCCATTTCAAGAAGACAGGCTAATACATGCTTAATGTCAAGTATTATCTGGAGATGATGACAAGCCAAAAACAACAGTGACTACAAACTTTTAGCCACTTCAAAATGCAGTGATACATGTCTTACGGTTCTTAGTTTCTTAAGCTTGAAATTTTGGTGACGAAGTAACATAatcatttcattttgcaccagATGTTCTCTTGTAAGATGCTTATATGAAGAGTGGATTTAATTGGAAGAGCAATTCTTAAGGAATTAACAGAGTTATCATAATCAGGTTCCACAAAGACATCTGTTCAGTCCTTTCAATCAGAATGGCAATTTATAACTTTCATGTCATCCCATCTGAGTCAGATATCTCAAACTTGTCATATCATGCCAGTAATATGGGTTTAACGCTCTCATGCAACTAGCCAACTAACATTCaaaacaccccccccccccccacaacaCTCTTCCATTGATATGAAATCACAAGTATTACATGCGTGACCCATACCATGGGACAAAACCATTTACCTTCTTTAGAGAGGAAACCAATGAAAATAAACAGAAGCACCAGAATAGTCATGTGTGTAAAACAAATGCACAGAATGTAAAGAAAAACAACATTATCATCttcattaaattgaaaaaagagtTGCAGAAAATTGTCACATCAAAACGTTTCCAAAAAGGTCAACAAAATTGTAAACATTCGTCTGCTTCCTGAAATGAGATGACTATTAAGCATTTGAAAAAGGAAGATGAATCTCACCactctctccatttcttcttcatactCTTCCTGCATCCTACGGTTGTATCTTTTCCATGCTTCCTCCTGAAAACTTGTCCTGAAAGTTTTACCAGAAGCACTTTTCCATGATGCTTTTGACCTGGTCAACTTTTCAGAACGACATCATCTATCATCAGTTCAACATGCCTTCATGTTTTCTGTTCTATGGCATTATTAGCGAGAAAATCCACCATTGAAGAATCTTAAGAATCAATAACTAATGTGTTCAAACATCAAACAATATGCCAAAATGTGTTCAAACATGTTCAACATGCTTTCATGTTTTCTGTTCTATGGCATTATTAACCCAGTTTCCAGCACACATGTCTTCAAACGTCAAACAATATGTCAAAATATTTACCAAACATAATTCTTTCTCTGCTCTCCCATCAGTATTGGGAAAACTTATTCACAAGTCAAGATAAAGTAACTGTTGcaaatattttcaatttttataaaTTAAGTCACCAAGCAAAAGCTCGGTAAAATACTTAACAAAAATTGTTGCAGACATATATCTGCGAACTATATTCATGTTAGACCATTCAGCCAGGAATTGCAAAGCTAAAGGCTTCCGTAGTATATTTCCTCCACTATCCAAGAGAAAAACTAATTGAAGGACACGagcgattttttttttcttgtcaaaGAGGTACACAAGCATTTAATTCATCAGTTTCAAAGATttgggagagagagagactttAATTCCCTAAGGAATGGGAACTAAGCAGCAAGAAATTGAACAAGTAAACAATTTTTCCCTGGCCTAGACAAATTAAACAATTTTTGCAAGTACATCAGCTTGTAGCATTATCATCAACTTCAGTCACCTGTTTAACAGTATCAACTTAAAGAGATGTGGTGCCAAAAATCTAGTTCATGCACCAGATCATATTAATTAAATCTCacatttgaaataattaatatttacaTTAAGTTTGCAGCTTCGTTTTCCATATGTGCCCCACAATCTCCACTCTCCCAGAACCACACCTCCCACAGAGCTATGGCCCACTCAAGACCAGCAGTCCTAAAACTTGGAATGCTCtattcttgtttccattttTGTTTATTTCAGTCTAACTTTCTTATAGGTGCAAAGTTTCCTGTTCACCTTACTCTACCAGAAAAGCAGAAATATTTTATAAAAGCTGAGCATCTGCACATCTCACCATGTTATTCATAAAAGAATTTACAGAACTGGAAAGGAGCATCATTCAAAGCAACATGACATCATCATAGAAACTGAAAAGTAATTCTATAGTGATGCTAAGACAGCTCATCGCAATCCCCCAACAGGAAACAAAAAGAGCACCAGTAACTACCTGAGAGTAAACCCAATCAACAGATCTTCGCAATTGAGTAACCTGCAAAAAATTGCAACTGGTGTGATTCATCCACCAGAAATGGACCACAAAGAAACACCACCTGAAGATCTACTAGCACAAGTTTTAGCAGAAACAACAATCaaatacattttaaaaattCAATGAAGAAGAACATAAATCGAGTTGTAAGTCCCTGACATCTGCTGAAAACAGTAACGGATCAGATGTATCACTCCCATCTAACATCTAAGGCAATCAGTCTACTTCTTCAGCATTACTTCAACATTTAATCTCAACCATCCATCCAAAGCAACAGATCATTCTACTTCCAGATTCCACAAGTGTGTCTGGGCTTTACCAACTGTTCAATGGCCCCTTCGCAGAGTTCTTCTGAACTTCTACAATTACCCGACCAAACATGAGAAAATTCTCCCCATACCATAAACACCACCAAGAACCGCGCAAGGAAATCAAACCTTTAATTTGGTCCAACTCAATTCTAAGACAAGTAATTGCTAAAatcatttcttcatcaatagCACTTCTCATGTATTAGTTTAAGTACAAATGCTCAACTAACAGATATTTCTCCAACAACTAATATTAGCAAAACTAACTAAATCTCTTCCTACAAAGTTCCAGTAATAATGTGCGGGAAAAATATCATCGGAAGAAATAAATGCCAACTAAATTGTGTACATAATTCATTGGAATTAACCTAAAGTATTACAAAAAAACACAACTTGCACAATCAAAACGAGAAAATTGAAAACTGTAAAAGTAATTAACCAAGAGAAACTTACGGCAGCGGTGGTGGCGGTGGCGCCAATTAATCCGAAAAGTAGAATTCCCCATATTTTCATGTCTTTTTCACTATCTGGAGAATAACCAGGTCTGCTTGGTTGCTGCGGCCATGGATTATTAGGTTTAGGATTTTTATCCGCAGCAGCATCATCTTCCTTTGCCATCTTTATCAACTTGTAGAATGAAATTTGGGATTTTAGCTATCCAGAACCTGGATTCGTTTATTATCTCTTCTTTCTTGAAATGACGATTTGGACTTTGTCAAGTTGCAAAACAGCCTTATTAAAGCGTAGATTACCTTATTCCTCTGTGGATTGAAGAATTAattgggaaaaaagaaatagaaaagagCTCTGGGGTCTGGTTCTGAAGAATTTGAGAAGACAAATGACTACCTGAAGAAGGAGATCGTAAAttcgaaaaaaaaatggagatcgtaattcttttttttttttttgtatataacatttacctcccttgaggtttgacCAAACTACTAAATAAACCTTGCAGTTtgatcccccccccccccaaaataTGTAACAGCGTTGAAACTCCACTAACTCATATACCGaaaggacaaaaatgccctgacctaaaatatttgaaaaacaaaaaactaaacatcATAATTTAAAACAAAGAAATGTGTAAAaggaaaatccaaaaaaaacataaattaataatttaggAAAAATAATAGATACAAAGAAccaatatattattattaaaaacAACTACATGAACATGTATACAACAACATAAAggggaaaatgaagaaagaaagacTAAGAAGAGACaggaaaaagtaaataaaaaattgcctaggaaaaagtgaaaaaaaggggaaagagaggaaaaatgaaaaaaaaaaaagtatgatgAGACAAAATtggtttccttttcttctcccATTGTCGATTCCAATTTCCTCTTCTTTCATCACACCAATGGCATTACCAACAACCACCAGACCTTAAATTATTGATTAATTTGTAAGTCCATCGCCACTCTGTCCAACGAAGACAAATTGTGATTAAAATTGAGCGCAAAAGTCAATTAAATTACGGGAAAATCAAGAATAAGCTCCACTCAATCATTGAGATttaacccaaaaagaaaaatccatgAACAAACCACAAAAGATGTTTTCTCTTTCCCTAAAATCCCAATTCGCTGCTTTCAATAGTTTCTCCTCCTTCATGTGctcaaaaatcccaaaaatatatttagtttgatctttaatttctttttttggcTACTTGTGTGCTGatgaaaggaaagaaagagactaACAAGGAAAGTTGATGGGAGCAGATTGATCATATAGCAAAATATGCATAAAAATGATCATTGTGACGGTCCCACGAGTGGAGAAATAGAGTAGTGGCGGTAGAAGGAAATTCATTGTTGGAACTAGAGAGTTCCATTAGATCCCCATAGGCAAAAGAACAGTGGCTAGCTTTCAATCTTATACCTCCAGTTCTTATTGGAGCTCCATCAAACAATGACATTTTTTGAGGTCTGGTTTTTTATTGCTagcaataaaaaagaaaaataattttaggttACAGGGGTACTTTAGGATTTCCGTTAAATTTGGTGGCATCGTTAATAGTTACAGAGTCAACATCACGTGACTAACTGTGGGAGTGTTTCTGTTATAACTTTATAATACTTAAGGGTGTTCTCGCAGTTTAATCAAACTACAGGGACTGTTTTGTAGTTTGATCAAACCccaagggaggtaaatgtaattaatccttctttttctttgtttatgaAAAGGGCATTTTGGGCATTAAACAGGGTAGTCTACATGTTTTGGGCCGTGTCGATTCTGCCAATTTTCAAAGCGTGATTTAGGCTAACACGATGCATGGGCCTGCCTTTCATTGTTgttacttttctttttgttaaaaaaaaattacttttctttttattaggGTTAGTTTCATTTATTAATTAAACGAAAATCATAATTTTATCTTATAGTTTTTTGAAGCTAAAATTTTGTCCTATAGTTTGCGTTCATTGTTTTATCTCACTGTTAGCATTCCATCCATGAAATTAGGTCGTGATTGCATATACATATTTTCGATCAATAGTACGTGGCAACTAACTAATGGTCAAAAATGAATTGGGTGGTGCGGAGGAGAAAATATAAGTGAAAGATCTTAAATTCAAGACCTTCCacttacatttaaaaaaaaacccaacTTATCAAAGGTAAATTAGCCACTTAAAGGGATTTAATCCctataattaaaaaattgcaATACTATGAGGATCGATTAGATAACTAGTTTCATCCCATTTCGGTTCCCCTCCCTTGTAGCCCAAGGTAGTATTGGTAGCATAAGATAGTATTGATATTGCCAATtgttaaaaaacaaaaattatgtgGTGTGGATTTCTTCATCTACAGTATTAAAAAAAGTCAACAACTAAATCTCATTCCATTTAGAAGAACAaaactagaggtggcaaaatggcgggatttgcttgggtttgagatggaaccgagtcatatgagTTTGGacccaaccttacccatatgtgttttgggactaatttgGGCGGGATcctgggatgggtttagattgatcccgcccaatacccaaatctattttctacatatttttttcctttaattcattttttattttttatataattttaatatttttgacttattaaatttcttttagttttattaaataaacatgcaagtgctttatactcaggattcccgccaaaaattggattaacaaataaagaaaaagatagatatacagccatattccaacatatatcaagatgacCAAGATATTTagggtgttgaatatttattctcatCATTTTCCAAGAATGACAGGTCTAAACTGactgaaatgctggaaattcttgtggataatgactaggaatactactagattatatttgCTGGtgtgactataaaaattgttaaagataatttttgaa
It contains:
- the LOC113748892 gene encoding squalene monooxygenase-like isoform X1 → MDQYVWETILAVALGFVAVYGILARNANARRKSFGKGGAEDREPRATAATTPIDGIFRSKNNDASDDADVIIVGAGVAGAALAHTLGKDGRRVYVVERDLSEPDRIVGELLQPGGYLKLIELGLEDCVEGIDAQRVFGYALFKDGKRTRVAYPLEKFDSDVSGRSFHNGRFIQRMREKAASLPNVRLEQGTVTSLLEEKGVIRGVQYKTKSGEELIKYAPLTVVCDGCFSNLRRSLCDPKVDVPSCFVGLVLENCQLPFADHGHVVLADPSPILFYPISSTEVRCLVDVPGQKVPSISNGEMAKYLKTTVAPQVVPLELHDAFIAAVDKGNIRTMPNRSMPAAPHPTPGALLLGDAFNMRHPLTGGGMTVALSDIVVLRDLLRPLGDLNDPPTLCKYLESFYTLRKPVSATINTLAGALYKVFCSSSDQARKEMRQACFDYLSLGGVFSNGPVSLLSGLNPRPLSLVCHFFAVAIYGVGRLLLPFPTPKRMWIGARLISSASGIIFPIIKAEGVRQMFFPVTVPAYYRAPPAK
- the LOC113748892 gene encoding squalene monooxygenase-like isoform X2, giving the protein MDQYVWETILAVALGFVAVYGILARNANARRKSFGKGGAEDREPRATAATTPIDGIFRSKNNDASDDADVIIVGAGVAGAALAHTLGKDGRRVYVVERDLSEPDRIVGELLQPGGYLKLIELGLEDCVEGIDAQRVFGYALFKDGKRTRVAYPLEKFDSDVSGRSFHNGRFIQRMREKAASLPNVRLEQGTVTSLLEEKGVIRGVQYKTKSGEELIKYAPLTVVCDGCFSNLRRSLCDPKVDVPSCFVGLVLENCQLPFADHGHVVLADPSPILFYPISSTEVRCLVDVPGQKVPSISNGEMAKYLKTTVAPQVPLELHDAFIAAVDKGNIRTMPNRSMPAAPHPTPGALLLGDAFNMRHPLTGGGMTVALSDIVVLRDLLRPLGDLNDPPTLCKYLESFYTLRKPVSATINTLAGALYKVFCSSSDQARKEMRQACFDYLSLGGVFSNGPVSLLSGLNPRPLSLVCHFFAVAIYGVGRLLLPFPTPKRMWIGARLISSASGIIFPIIKAEGVRQMFFPVTVPAYYRAPPAK
- the LOC113749646 gene encoding uncharacterized protein LOC113749646 — its product is MAKEDDAAADKNPKPNNPWPQQPSRPGYSPDSEKDMKIWGILLFGLIGATATTAAVTQLRRSVDWVYSQLTRSKASWKSASGKTFRTSFQEEAWKRYNRRMQEEYEEEMERVERIRRMQSVFNRERNKYKRSYESWAENGQGAYHQHFQRNDWYWKGDTSYRDQGAKFREAPRASASYPLSHHYSVLGLDRARAKPYTDDEIKSAFRAKAMEFHPDQNQDNQQLAEAKFKEVMISYEAIKTERNNKKN